The Mesobacillus jeotgali genome window below encodes:
- a CDS encoding amino acid ABC transporter permease, whose translation MNLDFTAILPSLPYILKGIGVTLKIVIVAGLLGFAFGIVLAIFKISKAKLLNWFADAYTSIFRGTPLILQLMIIYYGAPQIIGFEISSYTAAVASFSLNSAAYISEIIRAGILAVDKGQKEAAMALGVPGNRMMRDIILPQALKNILPALMNEFITLTKESAIVTVIAVNDIMRRAYVVGGEQYRFFEPMIFAGLIYYLMVISLTFIGKLVERRMRQSD comes from the coding sequence ATGAATCTTGATTTTACCGCCATCCTTCCTTCATTGCCATATATCTTGAAGGGAATCGGCGTCACTTTGAAAATAGTAATTGTCGCAGGGCTATTGGGCTTTGCGTTTGGAATTGTCCTGGCAATTTTCAAGATCAGTAAAGCGAAACTACTAAATTGGTTTGCGGATGCCTATACATCGATTTTCCGCGGAACTCCGCTCATTTTGCAATTAATGATTATTTACTATGGTGCTCCGCAGATCATCGGATTTGAGATTTCGTCCTATACAGCTGCAGTCGCTTCTTTTTCTTTAAATTCGGCTGCCTATATTTCCGAAATCATTCGTGCAGGAATTTTAGCCGTTGATAAAGGACAGAAAGAAGCAGCAATGGCTCTTGGTGTTCCCGGCAACCGAATGATGCGGGACATCATTCTTCCTCAAGCCCTGAAAAATATCTTGCCAGCGTTAATGAATGAGTTCATTACCCTGACAAAGGAATCGGCAATCGTAACGGTTATTGCAGTAAATGATATTATGCGCAGGGCTTATGTTGTTGGCGGAGAGCAATATAGATTTTTTGAGCCGATGATTTTTGCCGGCCTGATCTATTACCTCATGGTCATCTCCTTGACATTCATCGGCAAGCTGGTTGAAAGGAGAATGAGACAAAGTGATTAA
- a CDS encoding L,D-transpeptidase produces the protein MPVFISMLLAAFIFSPIWPLGPNPMPGDPFVIVNKETNEVALINENRVQTVVSAATGKSEDLTPEGLFTVTVKAPDPYYRKKDIPGGDPKNPLGSRWIGFDAENTDGRTYGIHGTNDPSSIGKRISQGCVRLQNEAVESLYDYIPLGTKILITSTSKDFIEIGKEYGAIGE, from the coding sequence ATGCCAGTGTTTATTTCTATGCTTCTAGCAGCTTTCATTTTTTCACCAATTTGGCCGCTTGGACCAAATCCGATGCCTGGAGACCCATTCGTGATTGTGAATAAAGAGACGAACGAAGTCGCTTTAATCAATGAGAACAGAGTCCAGACGGTTGTCAGTGCGGCTACAGGCAAATCTGAGGACCTTACGCCTGAAGGGCTTTTTACCGTCACTGTCAAAGCACCTGATCCTTACTATCGCAAGAAGGACATCCCGGGTGGGGACCCGAAAAACCCACTGGGCAGCAGATGGATTGGATTTGACGCTGAAAATACAGATGGCCGGACATATGGGATCCATGGGACGAACGACCCTTCAAGCATCGGGAAAAGGATATCACAGGGCTGTGTACGCCTCCAAAATGAGGCAGTTGAATCATTGTACGACTATATTCCATTGGGAACAAAAATCCTGATCACATCTACTTCTAAAGATTTTATAGAAATCGGCAAAGAATATGGAGCAATCGGTGAATAG
- a CDS encoding amino acid ABC transporter ATP-binding protein, whose translation MIKVQNLHKSFGKLEVLKGISTTIENGEVVAIVGPSGSGKSTFLRCLNLLEQPTGGQILIGSDDITNKKTDIMKVRENVGMVFQHFHLFPHMTVLQNITYAPIKVKGAGKAEADMQGLELLKKVGLSEKANEYPNRLSGGQKQRVAIARALAMNPEVMLFDEPTSALDPEMVKEVLEVMKSLAHTGMTMAIVTHEMGFAREVADRVLFLDGGVLVEDAPPAEFFSNPKSSRAKEFLEKML comes from the coding sequence GTGATTAAAGTACAAAATCTTCATAAATCATTTGGCAAGCTGGAAGTTTTAAAAGGTATCTCAACGACAATTGAAAATGGGGAGGTCGTTGCCATCGTCGGGCCTTCAGGTTCAGGAAAGTCGACGTTCCTCCGCTGTCTTAATTTACTCGAGCAGCCTACAGGCGGCCAGATTTTGATTGGTTCAGATGATATTACCAACAAGAAAACGGACATTATGAAAGTCCGTGAAAATGTCGGCATGGTGTTCCAGCACTTTCATCTGTTCCCGCATATGACCGTGCTGCAAAACATAACGTATGCACCAATTAAGGTTAAGGGTGCAGGGAAGGCCGAAGCAGATATGCAAGGCTTGGAGCTGCTGAAAAAAGTAGGTCTCTCCGAAAAAGCAAATGAATATCCGAACAGGCTGTCTGGAGGACAAAAGCAGCGCGTTGCAATTGCACGGGCACTTGCAATGAACCCTGAAGTCATGTTGTTCGATGAACCCACCTCTGCTTTGGATCCGGAGATGGTCAAAGAAGTGCTTGAGGTAATGAAGTCGCTCGCCCATACCGGTATGACAATGGCAATAGTGACGCATGAAATGGGCTTTGCCCGTGAAGTTGCGGATCGAGTGCTCTTCCTTGATGGCGGAGTATTGGTCGAGGATGCCCCTCCAGCAGAATTCTTCAGCAACCCGAAGAGCAGCAGGGCAAAAGAGTTTCTTGAAAAAATGCTGTGA
- a CDS encoding aromatic acid exporter family protein, with protein sequence MKFRIGYRTLKTALGTALAIVIAQFFGFDNYVSAGILTILCIQVTKKRSLQASWHRFLACVIAMAFSAVFFEGIMYHPIVIGLLLLFFIPTVVMFRAKEGVVSSSVIIMHIYSAGKVTADLLINELGIITIGIGVALIMNLYMPSVDNKLEECQREIEAQFKKIFREIALYLRKNDSDWDGRELTETARLIEKAKSLAIQDVENHFLRDENLYYQYFKIREKQFEIIERVLPSVTSIPKHVEQANMVADFVETLSKGIHPGNTVLFYLEKLLRMRTEFENMELPKTREEFEARASLLHFVNEMEQFLLLKRSFKGLNTGKNKNQPSEAN encoded by the coding sequence GTGAAATTCAGAATTGGTTATCGTACGTTAAAAACAGCGCTTGGTACGGCCCTCGCCATCGTCATTGCCCAGTTTTTCGGCTTTGACAATTATGTTTCAGCGGGTATCTTGACGATTCTTTGTATACAGGTGACAAAGAAGCGATCGCTGCAGGCATCCTGGCATAGATTCCTGGCATGTGTAATTGCCATGGCGTTCTCCGCAGTGTTCTTTGAGGGAATCATGTATCACCCTATAGTCATTGGATTGTTGCTGCTCTTTTTCATTCCGACTGTCGTCATGTTCAGGGCGAAGGAAGGAGTCGTTTCCAGCAGTGTCATCATCATGCATATCTACTCTGCCGGAAAGGTAACAGCAGATCTTTTAATTAATGAATTGGGAATCATCACGATCGGAATTGGTGTTGCACTGATCATGAATTTGTATATGCCGAGTGTCGACAACAAGCTGGAGGAATGCCAAAGAGAAATCGAAGCCCAGTTCAAAAAGATATTCAGGGAGATTGCACTCTATCTTAGAAAAAACGATTCGGATTGGGATGGAAGGGAATTGACAGAGACTGCAAGACTGATTGAAAAAGCGAAAAGTCTGGCCATCCAGGATGTAGAAAATCACTTTTTGAGAGATGAAAACCTGTATTATCAATATTTTAAAATAAGAGAAAAGCAATTCGAAATAATTGAGAGGGTTCTGCCTTCTGTCACCTCGATTCCTAAGCATGTAGAGCAGGCTAATATGGTAGCGGACTTTGTTGAAACTCTGTCCAAAGGAATCCATCCGGGGAATACGGTCCTGTTTTATCTTGAAAAATTGTTAAGAATGAGAACGGAGTTTGAGAACATGGAGCTCCCAAAAACACGGGAAGAGTTCGAGGCGAGGGCATCCCTGCTCCATTTTGTGAATGAGATGGAACAATTCCTTTTGCTGAAAAGGTCGTTTAAAGGGTTGAACACTGGGAAGAATAAAAATCAGCCCTCCGAGGCAAACTAA